A genomic window from Pseudomonadales bacterium includes:
- the tuf gene encoding elongation factor Tu — protein sequence MGKEKFERKKPHVNVGTIGHVDHGKTTLTAALTKVCSETYGGTFLAFDQIDNAPEERERGITIATAHVEYESAKRHYAHVDCPGHADYVKNMITGAAQMDGAILVVSAADGPMPQTREHILLSRQVGVPKIVVFMNKADMVDDDELLELVEMEVRELLDQYEFPGDDTPIIIGSALKALEGDASDIGVPAVQKLVEALDEYIPEPERPVDRPFLMPIEDVFSISGRGTVVTGRVARGIVKVGDEIEIVGINPTSTTTCTGVEMFRKLLDEGRAGENIGVLLRGTKREEVERGQVLAKPGSITPHTVFESEVYVLSKDEGGRHTPFFKGYRPQFFFETTDVTGTCELPTDVEMVMPGDNVNMVVTLISPIAMEEGQRFAIREGGRTVGAGVVTSIKE from the coding sequence ATGGGCAAAGAAAAATTTGAGCGTAAGAAGCCGCACGTAAACGTTGGGACGATTGGTCATGTAGACCATGGCAAGACGACGCTGACGGCGGCGCTGACGAAGGTGTGTTCAGAGACCTACGGTGGCACCTTTCTGGCGTTTGACCAGATTGACAATGCACCGGAAGAGCGCGAGCGGGGCATCACGATTGCGACCGCGCACGTGGAGTACGAGAGCGCGAAGCGTCATTACGCCCATGTGGATTGCCCGGGACACGCGGATTATGTGAAGAACATGATCACCGGGGCGGCACAGATGGATGGAGCGATTCTGGTGGTATCGGCGGCGGATGGCCCGATGCCGCAGACGCGGGAACACATTCTGCTGTCGCGGCAGGTGGGTGTGCCGAAGATCGTGGTCTTCATGAACAAGGCGGACATGGTGGACGATGACGAGCTGCTGGAGCTTGTTGAGATGGAAGTCCGCGAACTGCTGGACCAGTACGAGTTTCCGGGTGATGACACACCGATCATCATTGGCAGTGCGCTGAAGGCCCTGGAAGGGGATGCGAGCGACATTGGTGTACCGGCGGTACAGAAGCTGGTTGAGGCGCTGGATGAGTACATTCCGGAGCCTGAGCGGCCGGTGGATCGTCCGTTTCTGATGCCGATCGAGGACGTGTTCTCGATATCGGGTCGGGGTACGGTGGTGACGGGTCGAGTGGCCCGGGGCATCGTGAAGGTGGGTGATGAGATCGAGATTGTCGGGATCAACCCGACGTCGACGACGACGTGCACCGGGGTAGAGATGTTCCGCAAGCTGCTGGACGAAGGTCGGGCAGGGGAGAACATCGGCGTGCTGCTGCGTGGCACGAAGCGGGAAGAGGTTGAGCGGGGTCAGGTACTGGCGAAGCCGGGATCGATCACGCCGCATACGGTGTTCGAGTCGGAAGTCTACGTGCTGTCGAAGGATGAAGGCGGGCGTCATACGCCGTTCTTCAAGGGGTATCGTCCGCAGTTTTTCTTTGAGACGACGGATGTGACGGGCACCTGTGAGCTGCCGACGGACGTGGAGATGGTGATGCCGGGAGACAACGTGAATATGGTGGTGACGT